The DNA window TGGAAGCCAGTGTCGTGGTCCTGCCTGCAGGTCGTGCCCGTTCGCGGGAGGGTAGCGACCTTCACGCTGAGACAACGTGAACGACACGTGCTCCTATCAAGGCACTTGCCCCCGCCTCACTTCGAGGGCGTCGTCGGGCTCGGCGCGGGGTCAGGTGCGTCGGAACGCGAAGGATCCGGCGCATGGCCGCGCGGCACATGCGGCATCCCCTCGCGCGAGGCCGGTTGCGACTGCGGGTCGTTGCGCTCGTCGTTGGTGCGTTTGCCAGGCTGCTCCCCGCGCTCCAGTGGCCCTGGCATCCGCGCTTGCTCAACTGCGTTGGTCGGGCGGCTCGGGTCCTGGCTTTGGTCGATGTTGTCTTTCATATGGATCTCCATAAAGAATCGAATGAGACACAGTTGGCAGGTGATACGCCGAGGTAGACCACAGACGCGAGCGGCATCAGGCGGCATTGCGTTTGCGGGTACGCGCGGCTTTCTTGGCGGCAGCCTTGCGAACCGCTGGCCCCTTGGTCCTGGCCGCCTGCTTGGCGGCCGCAGAACGACTGGCCTGGGTCCGCTTGCTCGCGGCCTTCTTTGCCTGACGCGAGAGGGCCTGTTTGCTCGCAACCTTCTTGGCCGACGACGAGGATTTGGCCGCCGTCTTCAGCGCTTTCTTGGCGCCCTTGGATCTGGCCGGTGAGGCGCGCTTACCGGCCTTGCCCGATTTCGCGGCCTTGGTGTCCTGTGCGGCCTTGCGCTTGACGGACTTGGAGGCCGTCTTTGACGGCTTGACCTTGACCCCGTCACGGCGCGCCTTGGACAGGCCGATGGCGATGGCCTGCTGGGTGCTCTTCGCACCGTGCTTGCCCTCTCTAAGATGATCGATTTCCTCGCGGACGTATTCGCCCGCCTGGGTCGCTGGAGACTTGCCCTCGCGTCGATCCTGCGCGGCGGCCTTACGTGTGCGTTGTTCGGGCATATCGGTCCTCGTGCACGAAGTGGCGATACCAAGACATCATGCGTCGTGGCCCGGTGAGCCGAAGGTGGAGTCCATACGATTCAATGCACACGGCTGACTAACATGCAGCCAAGCCATCGCCGACCCACATGCGCGGACACCCGCCCGCTTTCCGGGTCGGCGCCTCTCGCCGCCGCCAAAGCTTGGCTAAATCGTTTTAGGTTCAGGTCTCATCCCTCGCGGCGCCTTGAACGCAGGGCTGCATGACGCGATCCAACCGTGCTAGCGTTCATTTCTCGATCACGCTTTCCGGGAATGGGCCATGCGATACCCACACCGCGCTCGCCAAGGCATGCGCGCGATTTGTAACGTTTTAGCTTGCGCAGCGCTGCTGGCGTCCGGTGCGGCCGGCGCCGCGTCGCTGACCACCGCGCAGGAACAGGCTTTCGCGGCGGTCGATCCTTTCATCGGCAGCGGCGGCGAGGGTCACACCTTTCCCGGGGCCACCCTGCCCTTCGGCATGGTCCAGCTCTCGCCCGATACGCAGATCAAGTCGCGCAAGGACGGCTATGGCTGGGCCGCCGGCTACCGCTACAGCGACCACACCATCGTCGGCTTTTCGCATACCCACTTCTCGGGATCGGGCCACTCGGACCTGGGCGACTTTTTGGTCATGCCGACCACCGGCGAACTGCAGCTCGAGCGCGGCGACGTGGACAAGCCGGGCAGCGGCTTCACCTCGCGCTTCGACCACGCCACCGAAACCGCGCAGCCGGGCTACTACGCCGTGACCCTGGCCGACTCGGGCGTGCGCGCCGAGCTGACCGCCACCGCGCGCGTGGGCCTGCACCGCTACACCTTTCCGAAGGGCAAGCCCTCGCACGTCATCCTGGACATGCGCACCAGCATGTACGACTACCCGGGCAAGGTGCTGTGGTCGCGGGTGCGCATCCGCCCGGACGGCACCATCACCGGCTTTCGCGAGACGCGTGGCTGGGCGGCCGGGCGCCAGCTGTACTTCGCCATGCGCTTCTCGCGCCCGGTAACCGCGCACACGCTCAACGACACCGAGCAGAACGTGATCTACAAGGGCTTCGCCCCGCCGGCAGCCGATGATCCGTCCAAGCGCGCGCAGATCGAAGGCCGCCAGCCGGTGGCCAGCTTCGACTTCGGCGATGGCGGCGGTCCGGTGCTGGTGAAGATGGCGATCTCGCCGGTGAGCGAGGACAACGCCGTCGCCAACCTGGAGGCCGAGGCCCCGGCGTGGGACTTCGATGGCGCACGCGCCGCCGCCAAGCAGCAATGGGCCACGGCGCTGGCCGCGGTCGACGCCCAGGGCAGCAAGCAGCAACGGACGCAGTTCTACACGGCGCTGTACCACAGCTTCCTGGGGCCAACGCTGTTCATGGACGTCGATGGCCGCTATCGCGGTCCGGACAACGCCGTGCACCAGGCCAAGGGCTGGACCAACTACTCCACCTTCTCGCTGTGGGACACCTACCGCGCCCTGCACCCGCTGCTGACCCTGGTGCAGCCGCCGCAGCACACCAACGACATCGTCAACTCACTGCTGGCTTCGCGCCGCGAGAGCCCCTACGGGATCCTGCCGGTGTGGGCATTCAACGGCCTGGAGACCTGGTGCATGATCGGCTACCACGCCGTGCCGGTGATCGCCGATGCCTACATGAAGGGCATCCGCGGCTATGACACCACCGAGGCCCTGGACGCGATGGTCGCCAGCGCCGACTATGGTCCCTACGACGGCATCGCCCAGTACCGCGAACTGGGCTATGTCCCGATCGATGAGGAAGGCGAAGCCGCGTCCAAGACGCTGGAGTACGCCTTCGACGACTGGACGATCTCCCAAGTTGCCAAGGACATGGGCAACGCCAAGGTCGCCGCCGAATTCACCCAGCGCGCCGGCAACTGGAAGAACGCCTACGACCCGGCCACCGGCTTCATGCGCGCCAG is part of the Pseudoxanthomonas sp. JBR18 genome and encodes:
- a CDS encoding GH92 family glycosyl hydrolase; translated protein: MRYPHRARQGMRAICNVLACAALLASGAAGAASLTTAQEQAFAAVDPFIGSGGEGHTFPGATLPFGMVQLSPDTQIKSRKDGYGWAAGYRYSDHTIVGFSHTHFSGSGHSDLGDFLVMPTTGELQLERGDVDKPGSGFTSRFDHATETAQPGYYAVTLADSGVRAELTATARVGLHRYTFPKGKPSHVILDMRTSMYDYPGKVLWSRVRIRPDGTITGFRETRGWAAGRQLYFAMRFSRPVTAHTLNDTEQNVIYKGFAPPAADDPSKRAQIEGRQPVASFDFGDGGGPVLVKMAISPVSEDNAVANLEAEAPAWDFDGARAAAKQQWATALAAVDAQGSKQQRTQFYTALYHSFLGPTLFMDVDGRYRGPDNAVHQAKGWTNYSTFSLWDTYRALHPLLTLVQPPQHTNDIVNSLLASRRESPYGILPVWAFNGLETWCMIGYHAVPVIADAYMKGIRGYDTTEALDAMVASADYGPYDGIAQYRELGYVPIDEEGEAASKTLEYAFDDWTISQVAKDMGNAKVAAEFTQRAGNWKNAYDPATGFMRARKRDGAFREPFDPTASGYGTDYTEGNAWQYSWYVPQDVAGLAKAHGGADKLLGMLDQAFDAKVDPKVFEHMEDITGLIGWYAHGNEPGHHVSYLYAYAGQPWRTQQRLKQIMDTQYKDTPDGLAGNDDLGQMSAWYVFTSLGFYPVTPGSNQYVIGRPFLPRATLNLPNGKRFTVVADALDAKHTYVGKVTLDGRPLDRAYVTHEEIMAGGELHFTMQAEPNKTWATDLSKLPYSQSAQ
- a CDS encoding DUF6496 domain-containing protein, coding for MPEQRTRKAAAQDRREGKSPATQAGEYVREEIDHLREGKHGAKSTQQAIAIGLSKARRDGVKVKPSKTASKSVKRKAAQDTKAAKSGKAGKRASPARSKGAKKALKTAAKSSSSAKKVASKQALSRQAKKAASKRTQASRSAAAKQAARTKGPAVRKAAAKKAARTRKRNAA